One part of the Dysidea avara chromosome 10, odDysAvar1.4, whole genome shotgun sequence genome encodes these proteins:
- the LOC136236766 gene encoding tetratricopeptide repeat protein 28-like yields the protein MPKGSMDKCNDSALRITLLQRKLLTIYYPINSHHMPHPAAHGDFASPPLGGAYSGARSNRTRVLSQHVAITPNLSTKSPGAGIYTTTTDLNLTDGYNERGPILLDIPNGRNELVMAAHSTQEVPKLYPIVGLRKEMPGIALPPPIPLDLPKIGGNKKTRNVTIQHLGGQQHERLQQGAVPETVPVDRRQTSVNQITSPQQQFPDHHNNLPLDFSDPQSIISRASQFLHAGDYGMMMKILEVLDKHLVLSEEIEMAREFGQGLANYKKYQYRIAKTFFESLLEISIKHQSPGNHALASIYLGEVELYWGKHEEAVKHFTTAANEYHTDTVAELFQLTILTKSAVLVKKGLCHRAMSQIREAISAFKTAKQEAEMQQQINRTGEKLKAAKEDELSAQCALGNILQSIGDYDQSFEYYSDSLKLSKELKDHVSEGWAHGNLGNALLGLDQKDKALDHLTTAYNMSAKYECNPLAVGRAVSNLGNAFQAMGSLQKAKEHYETSLGHAIYGSDLQGQGRACGNIGNICMLLKEPVKAVHYYTETLRLSTDRSTKVTGYHNRGCARYDVAELIRQGKKPKELVPVTAPDSIYKTLSIKLTDEVITTHPVQQTQSDRDPSARSVSEREEQSVPISIMPQPVTVNGRTLDYMTSKEINRLKEALPFYETADLLEEIEAHEQSVQNVKGSHEALNLSLSLFESNSRSFYKIEETLVEVGRVYHCLSELGVMDMVSAEPQEFKQALVYAEQARARTLGELVLQKKKASYPDLFSVSTPLVLQDIYRAVRKQRMPVVFLSYCFSKLLMWILVPIRDEVKMKCYTIELKEEDFENSSFESYTRYNLLQFLNQNEVYIFQRCTYEQELPFTILYDSIARKIMMEGFQSLGASEISEFLVIPDSVTHLLPFSTLMNKDSWELFGDRFRVKIVPSVLSLLVMSVTSDPIVELPGDKSDFFVVGNPTIPAFVHDTVQWNLSRLPFAEKEALNVTSILGTTPVLREQATKQSILYRLRSAKIIHLATHGSASAGFLAFTSSFPIPKSGVAETEHILIFPNEIETLNISPALVVLSSCDSGRGQVKAEGVIGMTRAFLSAGAHSVLVSLWRVPDESANVFMQYFYKFLVNGLPSFQALQRSMQCMRCFHKYSHFVHWSGFHIIRKEIAVQKNASAQFPIKELLGKVTVFPRLLVKSIEESLLNMKTRNLSDIQPQLSGGLYKEQKEDNCTSTDSISTTFHTMFECYEKRYNLFADLTLSLFVQGCIFRENYVTITECKVGNPGNNQFKRILLGYILFPVIARGENNNNGSSDESDNDISEDDSGGNNTVLSHHVITMVAHLTLEMPILYPFDWLRKEMPVIALPPPIPLDFPKTSGSKKRHIQQGTSDLVYCTDQSNSKYTLAVKDKLNKIQSSTKGECVVEIEPVEPIQFGVATNTFAESTPITLLYKIYRGSSDESDSEDDSGCNNTLPSHHVNTMAHLTQEVPKLYPIVGLRKEIPGIALPPPIPLDLPKISGSKKQCIQQGTSDQQVVYCTDQSNSKYTLAVKDKLYTKIQSSTSVVEIEPVEAIQSGVATNTIAEPTSLYNISNHYRRPLNYNGVLYNDQISLQQIIRIVNQLQAPVVLCQYNSLMILMPGHSKVEVRFQESILQQVLHDLQVVCRQY from the exons ATGCCTAAAGGATCTATGGACAAGTGTAATGATAGCGCTCTTCGTATTACGCTG CTACAAAGGAAATTATTAACAATCTACTATCCCATCAATAGTCATCACATGCCACACCCAGCAGCGCATGGTGACTTTGCTTCACCACCACTAGGTGGAGCTTATAGTGGTGCAAGAAGTAACAGGACAAGGGTGCTATCACAACACGTTGCTATTACTCCTAACCTCTCCACCAAGTCTCCTGGGGCTGGAATCTACACAACAACTACAGACTTGAACCTCACTGATGGGTACAATGAGAGGGGACCAATCCTATTAGATATTCCTAATGGGAGGAATGAATTAGTAATGGCTGCTCATTCAACACAAGAAGTTCCCAAGTTGTATCCCATTGTTGGGTTAAGAAAAGAAATGCCTGGGATTGCCTTACCACCTCCTATCCCTCTTGACTTGCCAAAAATAGGAGGAAACAAGAAAACAAGAAATGTCACTATTCAACATCTGGGTGGTCAACAACATGAAAGATTACAACAAGGTGCAGTCCCTGAGACTGTCCCTGTAGATAGAAGACAAACAAGTGTCAATCAGATTACTTCACCACAACAGCAATTTCCTGACCACCACAATAACTTACCTTTGGATTTTTCTGACCCACAAAGCATTATAAGCAGAGCATCCCAGTTTCTTCATGCTGGAGACTATGGAATGATGATGAAGATATTGGAAGTGTTAGATAAACATCTTGTGTTGAGTGAAGAAATAGAAATGGCTCGTGAGTTTGGTCAAGGACTTGCCAACTACAAGAAGTATCAATACAGAATTGCTAAAACATTTTTTGAAAGTTTACTGGAAATATCAATCAAACATCAGAGTCCTGGCAACCATGCATTGGCCTCCATCTATCTTGGAGAAGTAGAACTTTATTGGGGAAAGCATGAAGAAGCTGTGAAGCACTTCACAACAGCTGCTAATGAATATCACACTGATACTGTGGCTGAATTATTTCAACTAACTATTCTAACTAAGTCTGCTGTGTTAGTGAAGAAGGGATTATGTCATCGAGCAATGTCTCAGATCAGAGAAGCAATCAGTGCCTTTAAGACAGCTAAACAAGAGGCAGAGATGCAACAACAGATTAACAGAACAGGAGAAAAGTTGAAAGCAGCAAAAGAAGATGAACTAAGTGCACAGTGTGCACTAGGTAACATTCTACAATCAATAGGAGACTATGACCAGTCCTTTGAGTATTACAGTGATTCTCTGAAGTTATCAAAGGAACTCAAAGACCATGTCTCTGAGGGTTGGGCTCATGGTAATCTTGGCAATGCTTTGTTGGGTCTAGACCAGAAAGACAAAGCATTAGATCACTTGACCACTGCTTATAACATGTCTGCAAAATATGAATGCAATCCTCTAGCAGTAGGCAGGGCTGTTTCAAACTTAGGAAATGCTTTCCAGGCAATGGGAAGTTTGCAGAAAGCAAAGGAACATTATGAAACTTCCTTGGGACATGCTATATATGGTAGTGACCTGCAGGGACAAGGCCGAGCCTGTGGCAACATTGGCAATATTTGCATGTTACTGAAAGAACCAGTCAAAGCAGTCCACTACTACACTGAAACATTGCGCCTGAGTACTGACAGGTCAACCAAGGTTACAGGCTATCACAATCGTGGTTGTGCACGATATGATGTTGCAGAGTTAATCAGACAGGGGAAGAAGCCAAAGGAACTTGTTCCAGTCACTGCACCAGATTCTATATACAAAACATTGTCCATTAAACTAACTGATGAAGTGATTACTACTCATCCTGTACAGCAGACACAATCAGATAGAGACCCTAGTGCTAGGAGTGTTAGTGAACGTGAAGAACAGTCAGTACCTATTTCAATAATGCCACAACCTGTGACTGTGAATGGTAGAACACTTGACTACATGACCAGTAAAGAAATTAACAGATTAAAAGAAGCACTGCCATTTTATGAAACAGCTGATCTGCTTGAGGAAATTGAGGCTCATGAACAAAGTGTACAAAATGTTAAAGGTTCCCATGAAGCATTAAATCTCTCGTTGTCATTGTTTGAAAGCAACTCAAGATCTTTTTACAAGATTGAAGAGACGCTTGTAGAAGTTGGCAGAGTCTACCATTGTTTATCAGAGCTTGGAGTAATGGATATGGTCAGTGCAGAACCACAAGAGTTTAAACAAGCTTTAGTGTATGCAGAGCAAGCCAGGGCTAGAACCCTTGGTGAGCTAGTGCTGCAAAAGAAGAAGGCTTCCTACCCTGATCTCTTCTCTGTATCTACTCCACTTGTGTTGCAGGACATTTATCGAGCTGTTCGAAAGCAGCGAATGCCAGTGGTATTTTTATCTTATTGTTTTTCTAAACTACTGATGTGGATATTGGTGCCAATCCGTGATGAAGTGAAGATGAAGTGTTATACCATTGAACTTAAGGAAGAAGATTTTGAGAACAGTTCATTTGAATCATACACCAGATATAACTTGCTCCAATTTCTCAATCAAAATGAAGTCTACATTTTCCAACGGTGTACTTATGAACAAGAGTTACCATTTACAATACTTTATGATTCAATAGCAAGAAAGATAATGATGGAAGGTTTCCAGAGTCTTGGGGCCAGTGAAATATCAGAGTTTTTAGTGATCCCAGATAGTGTAACACATCTACTGCCATTCTCTACACTGATGAACAAAGATAGTTGGGAGTTATTTGGTGACAGATTTAGAGTGAAGATCGTTCCATCAGTTTTGTCTCTTCTTGTGATGAGTGTAACAAGTGACCCGATTGTTGAGCTACCAGGAGACAAGAGCGATTTCTTTGTTGTTGGCAACCCCACTATTCCGGCATTTGTCCATGATACTGTACAGTGGAATTTGAGTAGACTACCATTTGCAGAGAAGGAAGCACTGAATGTGACGAGTATTCTTGGTACCACTCCTGTATTGAGAGAACAAGCCACCAAGCAAAGTATCTTGTATCGATTGAGATCAGCTAAGATAATACATTTGGCCACTCATGGATCAGCCTCTGCAGGGTTCCTTGCATTCACCTCATCATTCCCAATACCCAAATCAGGTGTAGCAGAAACAGAACACATTTTGATTTTTCCAAATGAGATTGAGACACTAAACATTTCACCAGCATTAGTAGTTTTGAGTTCATGTGATTCAGGACGAGGTCAGGTGAAGGCTGAAGGAGTAATAGGAATGACAAGAGCATTTTTATCAGCTGGAGCACATTCTGTGTTAGTGTCTCTTTGGAGAGTACCAGATGAAAGTGCTAATGTCTTTATGCAGTACTTCTATAAATTTCTGGTTAATGGTCTTCCCAGTTTTCAAGCCCTACAGAGATCAATGCAGTGTATGAGATGTTTCCATAAGTATTCCCACTTTGTGCACTGGTCAGGATTCCACATCATTAGAAAGGAAATCGCCGTTCAGAAGAACGCCAGTGCACAATTTCCCATTAAGGAATTACTGGGAAAAGTGACAGTATTTCCAAGACTGCTAGTGAAGAGTATAGAAGAAAGTTTGCTGAACATGAAAACAAGAAATCTGAGTGATATCCAG CCCCAACTTAGTGGAGGACTCTACAAAGAACAAAAGGAAGACAATTGTACCTCCACTGACTCAATTAGTACTACTTTCCATACCATGTTTGAGTGTTATGAAAAAAGATATAATCTTTTTGCTGACTTGACTTTATCACTGTTTGTGCAAGGTTGTATTTTTAGAGAAAACTATGTTACAATAACTGAATGTAAAGTTGGAAACCCTGGCAATAATCAATTTAAAAGAATTCTTTTAGGATATATTTTGTTTCCAGTCATTGCCAGGGGAGAAAATAACAACAATGGCAGTAGTGATGAAAGTGATAATGACATTAGTGAAGATGACAGTGGAGGTAATAACACTGTACTGTCCCATCATGTCATCACTATGGTTGCTCATTTAACACTGGAAATGCCCATATTGTATCCCTTTGATTGGTTAAGAAAAGAAATGCCTGTGATTGCTTTACCACCTCCCATCCCTCTAGACTTCCCTAAAACGTCAGGGAGCAAGAAACGACATATACAGCAAGGCACAAGTGATTTAGTATATTGTACTGACCAGTCAAATTCAAAATATACCTTAGCAGTGAAAGATAAACTCAACAAGATACAATCAAGCACTAAGGGAGAATGTGTGGTTGAAATAGAACCTGTTGAACCAATTCAGTTTGGTGTTGCAACAAATACATTTGCTGAATCAACACCCATTACCTTGTTATATAAAATATATCGTGGCAGTAGTGATGaaagtgatagtgaagatgacAGTGGATGTAATAACACTCTACCATCCCATCATGTCAACACTATGGCTCATTTAACACAGGAAGTGCCCAAGTTGTACCCCATTGTTGGATTAAGAAAAGAAATTCCTGGGATTGCCTTACCACCTCCCATCCCTCTAGACTTACCTAAAATATCAGGGAGTAAGAAACAATGTATACAGCAAGGTACAAGTGATCAACAGGTAGTATATTGTACTGACCAGTCCAATTCAAAATATACCTTAGCAGTGAAAGATAAACTGTATACCAAGATACAGTCAAGCACGAGTGTGGTTGAAATAGAACCTGTTGAAGCAATTCAGTCAGGTGTTGCAACAAATACAATTGCTGAGCCAACATCGTTATACAATATATCAAATCATTATCGACGCCCACTGAACTACAATGGTGTCTTGTACAATGACCAAATTTCTCTGCAACAAATTATTAGAATAGTTAACCAGCTGCAAGCTCCAGTTGTTTTGTGTCAATATAACTCATTGATGATCCTAATGCCAGGTCACAGTAAAGTTGAAGTTCGATTTCAAGAGAGTATACTTCAACAAGTTTTACATGACTTGCAAGTGGTATGTAGACAATACTGA
- the LOC136236767 gene encoding E3 SUMO-protein ligase ZBED1-like, which produces MPIHMVEKEGFKALLERFDSKYELSSRKYFSQTALPALYAKTREAVNKELEEVKEAGYFAATTDLWSSATSEPYISYTVHFINRNWELRSRCLQTMFMPEQHTGENIAEAIQVTLEAWGLPEAHQVCLTTDSGSNIISAAERLEMTRLACFGHNLHLSVTNALKDDPRLSRAVGVCKIVSAFSYSWKKKSELSRVQSEMELPQHSLITSCATRWGSMQAMVGRVLEQEKAVRQVLSNDRKTAHLIATWQDIEVLESVNKALTPLADLTDSVSGEDYVTVSYIKPLLHHLNTEALAVKDNDTTLTKDIKERIKSSLTEKYCDNDEINMLLDVATTLDPRFKADYMSASDVASVKERITDEALNEEEVCALLKPQSQEDSGEVTDIDQTSENDPPAKRRKLSELLNKSRPKDLVSSGNEDSSLSPKERISHELEKYLQTPQLDIDDSPLLWWKGNQQMFPVLALMAKKFLCICASSSASERTFSTSGNIVTHKRTCLKPAKVNMLTFLAKNL; this is translated from the exons ATGCCGATTCATATGGTAGAGAAGGAAGGATTCAAAGCGTTACTGGAGCGGTTTGATTCGAAGTATGAGTTGTCTAGCCGAAAATATTTCTCCCAAACTGCACTGCCAGCACTGTATGCCAAGACAAGGGAAGCAGTAAACAAGGAATTAGAAGAGGTGAAAGAGGCAGGATACTTTGCTGCTACCACAGATTTATGGTCAAGTGCTACAAGTGAGCCATACATTAGTTACACTGTTCACTTCATCAATCGAAACTGGGAGCTGCGCAGTCGTTGTTTACAAACCATGTTTATGCCAGAACAACATACTGGTGAGAACATAGCTGAGGCTATCCAAGTAACACTGGAGGCTTGGGGCCTTCCAGAAGCACACCAAGTTTGTCTGACTACAGATAGCGGAAGTAATATTATTAGTGCTGCTGAAAGGCTAGAGATGACCAGATTGGCTTGTTTTGGACACAATTTGCATCTTTCAGTAACCAATGCTTTAAAGGATGATCCAAGACTGAGTCGAGCTGTGGGTGTGTGTAAAATAGTGTCCGCTTTTTCCTATAGTTGGAAGAAGAAAAGTGAGCTATCTAGAGTGCAATCAGAGATGGAGCTTCCGCAGCATTCATTGATTACG TCCTGTGCAACAAGATGGGGATCAATGCAAGCAATGGTTGGGCGGGTTTTGGAACAAGAAAAGGCAGTACGTCAAGTTCTCAGCAACGACCGTAAAACTGCTCACCTGATTGCCACATGGCAAGATATTGAAGTTTTGGAGTCGGTAAACAAAGCTCTTACTCCACTTGCAGACCTAACAGACAGCGTCTCTGGGGAAGACTACGTCACAGTGTCATACATTAAACCACTCTTACATCACCTTAACACTGAAGCTTTGGCTGTAAAAGATAATGATACTACACTAACAAAAGATATCAAGGAAAGAATCAAGTCATCCCTCACAGAAAAGTACTGTGACAACGATGAAATCAATATGCTACTAGACGTGGCTACAACGCTGGATCCTCGTTTCAAAGCTGATTACATGAGTGCAAGTGACGTGGCAAGTGTGAAAGAGAGGATAACGGATGAAGCACTAAATGAAGAGGAAGTTTGTGCCTTGCTGAAGCCACAGTCACAAGAAGATTCTGGTGAAGTCACTGACATTGACCAAACAAGTGAAAATGATCCTCCTGCTAAGCGAAGGAAGTTATCTGAGTTGTTAAATAAAAGCAGACCGAAAGATTTAGTGTCCTCAGGAAATGAAGATTCTAGTCTAAGCCCAAAGGAAAGGATTTCCCATGAACTGGAGAAGTATCTCCAAACCCCTCAGCTTGACATTGATGACAGTCCACTTCTTTGGTGGAAGGGTAATCAACAGATGTTTCCAGTTTTAGCGTTGATGGCTAAGAAGTTCCTGTGTATATGTGCATCAAGCAGTGCTTCAGAACGCACATTTAGCACATCTGGGAATATTGTTACACATAAACGTACATGTCTAAAACCAGCTAAGGTCAacatgctgacatttttagctAAAAACTTATAG